Below is a genomic region from Drosophila kikkawai strain 14028-0561.14 chromosome X, DkikHiC1v2, whole genome shotgun sequence.
AGACTTCTTCGAGTTGAAGGCGTGTCACTGGTTCAACTCTTGATTGTTTGTGTTCTCttccggcggcggcggcgttcGCAAAAAAGATTCTGTAACAaacaaaatgttaaaaaaaaaacacacacacatacacaaacaGAGCAGCGCACCGAACACGCACACCGCGTTATGAATATGCAAATATGTGCCAGGCAATTACgcatacatgcatatataaTGTACATGCTTTATTCTGTGTGCAATGACTGGATGAAAATTTTCTGGCCAGGCCATGttttatgcaatttttgttgcggcggcggcaaaaactagaagaagaagcagcaccacgagcggcggcagcagcaacattaaaTGCGTCGCCGCTGCTCTGCCGCTTCTTcttacacgcacacacacatacacatatatatatatataagcgCGCGCATACACACACGCTCAAACTTGCACTTTTCTTCTTACCTTTGCCGTTCTTGCCaaaagaagagaaaataagagaactaaaaacaaaaactaaaatattattcCTTTGCTTGCCGCTTGTCCAGTGTGTGTACGCCGTCGATACGTATGAAATTAATTGGTAACCGCAAAATAATGTTCCTTCTCTTCTcttcttttccttttgtattttgtattttgcagtGTGCGTGCGAGAGAGAGCGCGTGTGTATGTTTTGTTGTGTGTGCTTTCTTTCCAACTTACACTTCAATTTATGTCCGTACACTTCTACATCGGTATGGGTgggctgcggctgctgcgagtgttttcggctgctgctgtaaGTGTGTGAGTTGCACgtcggttttttttatatttatttatttttttttttaggggggaagcaaacaaaatataatagaatTTGTCGAAAACATAAATTTTGTATCGGTTCTTTAGCGTTAAAATTTTAGAAGAAAACACCTGGCGTAGCTCGCCATaggttaattaattaatattacgaACGAACGCCTGCTGGCAATTGATATTTGTTTctggaaaaaatatcgatactatcgattcGAAAGAAGGGGGAATACATCGAAAGGTGGGAAAAACCTATCGATGTTCGTGAATCGATTTAGGTTGctgaacaaattttaattaataatcctTTCcttaatacatatttaaaaatataaagcaaCGACGCCAAAATGATGGAAACATTAAAATACGAAATccatattttgtttatttataaatacagatTTATGTCTGACCAGCTGCCGTGGTTGCAGAAATCCGCAATTTTAAGCGTTATACaggaaaaaactgaaaatgccgcatatcgatattatttcctaatatttctaaatacCCAATTGGATATTTCCCAAAAGCGTACTTGGCGATGACATCGATTGCTTTTAGTGCGCTTATTTTTCGAGATTTAAGGGTTCTATAGGtgttttttttggggtaaAATCGATGTatctgataaaaaaaataaatattttgacaatTCCAGCAAAGCAGGGGTAATCGCAACAACCTGACTGAAAAATACATGAATCTAAGGTATTtaagaaatgtaaaataaaattaacaaataaaaaaattaaaaagaaaaataaacaaaatatataaaagaaataaataataaaataaaaaataaacaaaaactaaataaataaataaatactaaataaataaataaataaaaactaaataaagaaatagaaacttaatcaataaataaaaacataagaaaaaaagtaaaaaacaaatcaattgaTAAgagattaataaataaataaataaaaaattaaaaaaagtaaaaaaaaacaatgtatATTGCAGATATATTTCTAAAAGATGTATTTCCATTTTCaagcttataaaaaaaaaaactgaagggTTTGCGCCTAGGATAAAAAAGAAATCGGACAATCGGACAAAGGCTCGTCAATGATGCCAATTTTAACCGTTGGATCAATGCTGCccattttgaatttttcaaaaattgttgaaattcaaaaatattacaaaaaaaaaaagcaaattcTAATTATTCTAGTCAATATTGCAATAAATGGCTTGCCTTGCCCGGCCTGAACGGACTTTATCGTTTCACAAAAGACAAATTGATGCCGTCGCGAGCTTTCAGCACCATTTGGGCCTGCAGCTTGAGGGGCGCATTTTCCGGGCTCAGCCGCAAATCAAACTCGTTTACCAGGCGGGCGGTGAGCAGTTtcatcagcagcagagagTACCTACGACCAATGCACACGTGCGGTCCCCCAGAAAAGGGAATGTAACTAAAGGCAGGCGGTGGATTAACCCCCTCACTCGCCAGCCAACGCTCTGGCTTGAAGGCATACGGATCCGGATAGTAGAGTGAATCATGCGCCAGTCCATACATATTGATCCAGAGCGTGATCCCAGCACAATATGTCCTGCCACCGATGACGGTGGTTCGTGTTGTCTGGCGTCCCGTGGTGGGCACAATGGTATACATGCGGAGTACCTCCTTGATCAAAGCCTCCAGGTAGGGCAGCTCATTGAGCGAGTCCAGGTCAGCATCCTTTGGCAACTGGTGCAGCTTGAGTTCCTCCCGAAGGCGTGACTGGGTCTCGGGATATTTGGCCAAAGCGTACAGGACAAATGACATGGCCGCCGTCGTAGTGTCCACACCCTAAAATCAAAGAGAAACCCATTAAATAGGGATTCCTGAGGACTCCTCTGACACTGCTGAACCCACTGCAAACACAAAAGTGTTGATTTCATCGCGAATTTCCTTTCTGCTCAACGGTTGATCTTCAAATCTGGCCAGAAGCAGTGTATCTAGGAGATTATGATGCAACTTGCCAGAAGGCTCtttctgctgctcctccaaCTTCTTGGCCCGCTGCTCAATCACCTGATCCATTAGGCTGTGAATCACCTGCAGCTGCTCGCTGAGATCCCGCCAGAGTTGAGTGCGCTGGAAGATCCAATCGGAGGACAGCAGGGGATTGATCATGCGCTTGAACAGCAGCTTGCTGCTAAGATGGAAAGCTTGGATAGCGGGTGAGTGATCCATCAGCTGAGTGTCCAACTGGGCGCCCATGGAGGTAtctgtaaataattttataagaattttataagaattttctaagaattttctaagaatttttaaagaattttctaagaattttctaagaattttctaagaattttctaagaattttctaagaattttcaaataattttcaaataatttccaaataatttccaaataattttcaaaaattttctaattattttcaaataatttccaaataatttccaaataattttcaaaaattttctaattattttctaataatttcctaataattttctaatagttttctaataattttcaaataattttcaaattattttctactaatttttaaataattttcaaataattttctaataattttctaatattttctaagaatttttttgtaataaccctgaaaaactcacccactaTAGCATCCAGAAGGCAGGCAAAAAGGGGATCCGTCACCTCCAAACAGGCTCCTTTGGTGGACTCCAGTCGACTGACCAAGCGATCCACATGCTTGCCTATATCCTTGGCAAAATATCTTAACAATTGCGGCTGAAAGGCAGGTGTCAGGAGGCGACGTTGCCTGGTCCAATGGGCACCATGACTGATTAGCAATCCATTCCCTATGAGCGGCTCCAGTTGAAGAAACGTCTCAGCTTTGAGCAGCGTGGGATCATGCAAAGCCTGACGCGTTTCCTCTGCCGAGTGTAAAAACACCCACAACTGGGGACCCAGCCAGAGGCGATAAGTAGACCCAAAGCGATCCCTGAGCTCTGTAAAAACCAGAAAAATGACTGCCAGCTACAGTAAAGAGATTAAATCTTCAGACTCTAGACTCTGATTAACTCACATTCCGGCTTTAGTTTGCCCACCATTTGGGCATTTCCCAGGAGTGGAAAAGCCCAGGGTCCGGGCAAGCTGATGCCCACTTTGAGAAGCTTCCATTTGCGGAGTAGCAGCCACACACCCAGGGtgaggagcagcagcggccaCAGCGCCATGTCTAGCGGTAGGGTTCGTTACTCCTCAAGCGATTGAAACAGACTGAAGTGGAGAATAATGGAAACCTGCTTGATTGGCGGCTTATCTTCAGAGGGGCCGGCAATCAATGGAAGCAGAGCTAGCGGAATGTTAACCCTTTGATGGAGAATATAATTATGAATagattataataaaaataataaataataataaataataataataataaataataaaaaataaaaataaaatatataatatatatataatatattaaaaataaaaatatttaattatattatgtctttaaaaagctttaaaaaataaagtaaactaAATTAGTaatccaaaaatatattcaataaattaattaaaaatttttgaacatatttaataaatatttaataataatttagttGGTCTTTAACGGGTTACTTAACCCACTAACATTCGATCTGCTGGCTTAGATAAGATTATCGGATTTCATTCAGGCCAGACATGTGTACTATATGCACTTGCTCTGGGCGGATTAATAAAATCCAGCAATCAGTCTACTTATTACCTATGTATTATATCTAATCTGTACTGTAAGACTCGACTCTAGagcgaaataaacaaatgcaCTTGCTGGcactttgcttttatttatgcatatttCCCTATCAACGTTTGagcttttattaattaatctttCAAGATAATAACACTTGTGAGTAATAGAGATTATGTGTTGCActcttttatgtttaaataataatttaaaattgtagaAAAGCCTAAGATACTTGAAAAAACGTTTAAAATTAAGAGGGAACtagtttgaaattaattataaagttttttgaattatttttttcaatatcaaggaatatcaatatcaattatcaccataactaagccaaaataGCATCAAATTTAGTTCGGTAAACatttctatgctagttttttgtagattaacaaatctgcatattaaattttaaattttaggaaatcaaattttttgtcatattttttgttacaATATTAAcgataattttgtaaaaaaaattttcaaaatattttttctcccAAATCTTGTCTAATTcgactcgcctgttgatgctgatcaagaatatatatgatttatagggtcgcaaATGACTCCATCACTgtataaaatcataatacccTACCAGAAGACCGGAAATAATCGATTttgttatcgatattttatatCGTAATTTTTTGGATAAATCAAAGTCTAAAAACcccataactaagccaaaaaagcatcaaattcagtTCGGTAAacttttctatgctagttttttgtagtttaataaatctgcatactaaattttaaattttaggaaatcaaattttttgtcatattttttgttacaATATTAACtataattttgcaaaaaaaaaaaaaatcaaaataatttttctccCGAAATATGTCTAATTcgactcgcctgttgatgctgatcaagaatatatacgatttttagggtcggaaatgactccttcactgctttGAAAGCTTCTAACTGCAATTTGAATACCCTGCAATGGTATAAAACATAACTTTCCTATAGCATTTTTCAAAGTCAAAACAAATCACAGCGGAAGCTACATAGAAGCTCCCCCCCATTTCCTAggcaattaataaataaataaataataaagccaAAGAGACGGACAATAATTCAGGCTGTGTGTGCCGCATTTTGGGCAGTTGTCAACGGTTGGCCCAACCGATCggttcggtttcggtttcgggaGAGAAATTGCTTAGCCAAGTTAGCTGGCCAGCAAACCGTTTCGCCTACAAAGCACCGCAttaagccataaaaaaaaataaagaaacaacaaattaCTTTGCAATGCACCTGTGCGTGGCCCTGTGGGTCTGCGGTGTCATCCTGGCGGTGCTTCTTGGTTGGCAGCAACGCAAGTGCTGGCGCCTCATCTGGCAGCTGAATGGCTGGCGAGGAGTGGTCCATCAGCCGCTGCTCTGGTTCCTGCTCTGCATCAATCTGCATCCGAATAGTAAAGTTATAAAGTAAAGTCTGATTTAAATTTACTAAAGAAAATCGTTAATACCTTTAGGCATTCTGGAGAAAGTCACCTATTTTCGGGTGTTTTTCCAGCGTCCCATGGCTGTTCTCTTGGGCACTCGCGTCCTGGTTTATATAGACGATCCAGCGGGGATGGAGTGCGTGCTTAATGCACCCGAGTGTCAGGACAAGACCTTTCTGCAGGATGGCTTCTTCGTGAATCGCGGCCTGCTTCATGCCAGAGGTTAGACTTAAAGAgtgtaaattataatttatattttattttatatataaattataattataattacagGCCAGCAGTGGAAGCTGCGCAGGAAGCAGCTTAATCCCGCCTTCAGTCACAACATTGTGACCAGTTTCTTCGATGTTTTTAATTCGGTGGGCAACCAGATGATCGAACAGTTTGCCACTTTGCCCCAGCTTCATGGCAAATCGGTCAGTTTCACGGATGCCGAGGATATGCTCAGTCGAGCTGTTTTGGAGGTATCTTGCTGTGAGtattaactaaattttaaatataaatggtgaagatctatattagtttttaagctTTATATAGCTggagaatatattttatagtataCTTAAATTctgggaaatatttaaaaaataaaaactttacaaTTTTGAAAGCAGATACAAGTTTCgtgagaaaaaaaagaaatattgaaATCAATCGAATAAATATCaatcgaaaaatattaaaaaatatagtaaatcgtatatatcgatttttgatatgtaaaaataatatcgaatttaacttttaatatCAAAATTATCGAAAACTATacgtaaaatattgtttaatattttttcgtaaattttgtGTCGATTATATTGATACTTTATATTTAACACAATACCGGtttattgtatatttgtataatgtatagaaaatatcaatttatataTCGATACAATATTACTGAGAGAGACTTTATCTAATATCCAAGTTTTAtcaacttaaatatatttttgatattatttttttaatagaaatatatcacatttaatattaaaaatatcaatattttcaaaaatcatAGATTAAATTGTTCCaatatattaaacataaaatgataaaataatcataaatatctaaatatatatcataCGTTACAAAATACACATCCAGCGCTTGCAGTTGACCTCCATCTGTAAAAGCAATTATGGTATAATCACCACTACCTATCCACTATCCACTATCCAATTCACTGCCCATTTCCCCGCTTACTTGCCTGCCCTTCGCATGGCGACACGTTCCCCCCGTTTCCATGCAGCTCACGTATACGGAATCCGACACAAAATCCATCATCTAACGAGTGCTCAATAGTCCAgcgtttggtttttattaatttctaatattttttaatgtaaattagaaatgtttaaatatagttaatatatattttattgtattatttattttataatatattttaaattttttatttatttattttttaaatttaattttattatatttttattttatttaattttttttattattattattattatttatttttatttttttttaagttttttttttttgctgtaaaTTGgatatgtttataattaatatatatttattgtgttatttgttttgtaatatattttatatatttattttttttaaatgttttatattttatattatattttttatatatctttttttattttgttttattaaattttttaacaaaatttgtttactattaattattttatttattattttattttttatttcattattttgtttatttaaatattaaaaaaaaaattttaatgtatttttttaatttttctttttattttttttgtttttatttttcataatatttaaaaataaactcactTGCAGTGACCATAATGGGCACACCCACAAACTTCACCCAGATCGATGATGACCACATTGCCCACAGCTACAAGAGGTGAGTAAAGGGGAAGCCCTCTCCACATTAACCTCTCCCAAGAGTTTCTCTAATGCTTACCCTTCAGACTCCTGGAGATATCAGCCGTTCGGGTGGTGAAACCCTGGCTACAGAGTGACCTGCTGCATCGTCTACTCGAGCCAGAACTTTATGCAGAATCTAAAAAGAACTGTCAGCTTTTGGAGGATTTTGTGGGCGGCATCGTGAAGACCAAGCATCGCAACTGGCGGCTAAGGGATGCTGTAGGTGCGGCTGGACCTGGTGAGGATACATCCTCGGGCTGGCAGCGACGCATCTTCATTGAGCAAATCTTCCAGCTGGCTGCCAATGGAGAGATGACGCTCGAGGAGATTATGCACGAGGCCCAGTCCATGGTTCTGGTGGTGAGTAATGAGAGTATTTATCAGAAATTCGGGTATATATCTACAATATACCTCCGATAGTCCTTTGAGACGGTGTCCAATAGCATCATGCTGGCCCTGCTCTGCCTGGCCACGCACAAGGGCGACTGCCAGGAGCGCCTGCGGGCGGAGATTGCAGCCGTGGTGCCGGATACTAGTGGCCATGTGGGCTtggagcaactgcagcagttGCGCTATCTGGATGCCTTTGTCAGTGAATCCCTGCGGTTGCTGGCCACCGTGCCCATGAATCTGCGTCATGTGAGTCGAGACTTTCGCCTGGCCGGACGGGATGCCATTGTGCCGCAGAACAGCATCGTGGTGCTGGACACTTTTAATATGCAGCGCGACGAGCGCTGGTGGGGAGCCAATGCCAAGCAGTTTGATCCGCAGAGGTTTCTCGACCAGGATCAGGACCAGCAGCCAGGGGAGACTCCAGCTCGAGGAGAGCCACGAAGACAGCGGGATAGAAGGCACTCCTACAGCTTTCTGCCGTTCTCCAATGGTTTGCGGTCCTGCATAGGTgagttttttagttttattattataaattaattattataaattattataaatgattattaattattataaattatttatgcataattacaaattattataaattatttataccgttattacaaattattataacttattatatataattataaattattttaacttatttataaattattggaatttatttataaatttaaaaatttttatacatttttttaaattattataattatttatacattattacaaattattttaaaataaattaaattatttatttaaatctattataaattaaaatagatttttaaaaagtattataaAGTATTATAAATTATCATACATCATAAatgatttatatattattattaattactatttttaatcattattaattattttaaaattattattaattattattattacttactCTCTTTTTTTCCAAGGTCGTCGCTATGGCCTCTTCATCATGAAGGTCTTTCTGGTCAAGCTGATTGCCAACTTTGAGTTTCAGAGCGATTTTCAGCTGGAAAAACTGCAGTTTGTGGAAAATATATCCCTAAAGTTTAAGAATGTCGACGACATCCGTCTGGCCATCCAGCCTTATCGGGTGTCCCAAGCCTCTGCATAATCTCTAGGGTATAGGTAtaaagcaatttttttttctaattttatttacctCTTTAAGGggtgttttttgttgtatggaaactcaataaaatatttcttacattttaattttggtttttccatttcccacttatttgaattttgaatttctagGAATTTAGGGGATATTTCTGGGACTTTTAGGGGAATTTTAGAGGAAATTGTAGGAAATTTCTGGTTATGCTTTCAAGAAAAAGTTGATTGGAAAGCTTGGCCATATTTCCAAACCTTAAAGAAGTGACTCATAGATGACGCACGTATGACAgagctttaaataaaaccatttaaaaaccaaaaacggctttaatataattattttaatataatttaataataaattaaattatataaaatggtATTTTGTTACACAGagacataaataaataaaaaaaaaattggttaaacaaaattataaaaccaaaacagtttaataataatatttttaaaaacttttaaaggtagacacgaaaaaaaacctaaaatattttgatttctttaaatttatatttatctatattaAAATGGTAATTTCAAAAACaccataactaagtcaaaaactcattaaattaaattcggaaagcttttctgagCTAATATTTTCTAGGTTAACTAATCttcttacaaaattttaaattttaaaaaatctaaatttttgcctttttttacACAATTTTAACAATGTAAGCCcttgaaaattttggaaaaattttttaaaaatttgtttcaatCGGGACATGTCCAGATTGACTcacctgttaatgctgatcaagatcatatatgatttatagggtcggaaattaCTATTTCTAACCGAAATGATGCTTcatatttcaatattaaatattttaatttctttttttaaaatattatataaaaaacctCAAAGATTTTAAGGTGTTacccttttttaaataatttctacaTAGTTTCCCCTCAAATATACTTTATATTCCTCAGAAAATAGACAAAAATTCTGGGTCTTACCCATTATAGGGCTTTTCCACTTGAAGTAAACTGAAAATGGGGAACTGCATCTGTCAGGGGATGCGACAAATGTCGGGCGATTGCCGAGCACGCGACGGCTAATGTGGAAGGACAGGGACACGGACATGGATACGGACTCGGCTGTAGTCGTAGC
It encodes:
- the Cyp311a1 gene encoding probable cytochrome P450 311a1 gives rise to the protein MALWPLLLLTLGVWLLLRKWKLLKVGISLPGPWAFPLLGNAQMVGKLKPEFIFLVFTELRDRFGSTYRLWLGPQLWVFLHSAEETRQALHDPTLLKAETFLQLEPLIGNGLLISHGAHWTRQRRLLTPAFQPQLLRYFAKDIGKHVDRLVSRLESTKGACLEVTDPLFACLLDAIVDTSMGAQLDTQLMDHSPAIQAFHLSSKLLFKRMINPLLSSDWIFQRTQLWRDLSEQLQVIHSLMDQVIEQRAKKLEEQQKEPSGKLHHNLLDTLLLARFEDQPLSRKEIRDEINTFVFAGVDTTTAAMSFVLYALAKYPETQSRLREELKLHQLPKDADLDSLNELPYLEALIKEVLRMYTIVPTTGRQTTRTTVIGGRTYCAGITLWINMYGLAHDSLYYPDPYAFKPERWLASEGVNPPPAFSYIPFSGGPHVCIGRRYSLLLMKLLTARLVNEFDLRLSPENAPLKLQAQMVLKARDGINLSFVKR
- the Cyp318a1 gene encoding probable cytochrome P450 318a1, which codes for MHLCVALWVCGVILAVLLGWQQRKCWRLIWQLNGWRGVVHQPLLWFLLCINLHPNSILEKVTYFRVFFQRPMAVLLGTRVLVYIDDPAGMECVLNAPECQDKTFLQDGFFVNRGLLHARGQQWKLRRKQLNPAFSHNIVTSFFDVFNSVGNQMIEQFATLPQLHGKSVSFTDAEDMLSRAVLEVSCLTIMGTPTNFTQIDDDHIAHSYKRLLEISAVRVVKPWLQSDLLHRLLEPELYAESKKNCQLLEDFVGGIVKTKHRNWRLRDAVGAAGPGEDTSSGWQRRIFIEQIFQLAANGEMTLEEIMHEAQSMVLVSFETVSNSIMLALLCLATHKGDCQERLRAEIAAVVPDTSGHVGLEQLQQLRYLDAFVSESLRLLATVPMNLRHVSRDFRLAGRDAIVPQNSIVVLDTFNMQRDERWWGANAKQFDPQRFLDQDQDQQPGETPARGEPRRQRDRRHSYSFLPFSNGLRSCIGRRYGLFIMKVFLVKLIANFEFQSDFQLEKLQFVENISLKFKNVDDIRLAIQPYRVSQASA